The DNA region CATTCCATCTCCAGCCTATCATAGCCGCTTCTCTTAAAGGGTGGGGAGAGCTGGAAGACATTTAAATACAGCCCCTCGTCAGTCTGGAACACTATTCAGCCTTATTTTCTTCAAGCCTGAAGCAAACAAACAAGCGGCAACATGGTTGTGTGGACTGATCAAGAGCGCGCTGCCATCAGCGGCATCATGGGCGGCCTGATCTACGAGGACGACGGCCCCAAGGCTCTGTGCAGGTACGAGGACTCCGTTTTGAAAGGGCGGAAAACTCCATTTTAGTGCCGTCTTTTTGAATCGAACACATTTCCCTCCAGGTGCCTGATCGTTTACCCCTGGACTCAGAGGTACTTTGGCGCTTTCGGCAACCTCTACAACGCCGAGGCCATCAAGAACAACCCCCAGATCGCCACCCACGGCACCAAGATCCTGCACGGTCTCGACCGGGCTCTGAAGAACATGGACAACATCAAGGAAACATACGCCGAGTTGAGCGTGTTGCACTCTGAGAAGCTCCACGTGGATCCcgacaacttcaaggtaaacaAAGGCATCTggcttttaatattttaaaaataaaatacactttGCCAAAAATCCCAATACCAGTGTATATCGCTAAAACCCCAACTTTCTACTTGTATAGTTGCTGGCTGACTGCTTGACCATCGTCATTGCCGCCAAAATGGGAAGCAGCTTCAACCCGGAAATTCAGGCCGCGTGGCAGAAGTTCTTGGCCGTTGTGGTGTCCGCTCTGGGAAGGCAGTACCACTAAACCCAGACGCTCTGGCTTTAGTGCTACGTATCTCGATATgttttacttctcccaaaagaaATAAAAGACCACCAAAGCAAATGTTGGGATTGTTTATTTCACTGTCGTGGCTGCTATAGCGACATTGGAGAAATGCatttttaactcagtttgatGCATTTGGCTTAAGATGTGTTAACTAATTCATAGAATATTAAAGTATGTGTTTCGGTCATTAGTAAAAGAAGAACTGTTTGACCAAGCCATCGTAGTAATCacattcaagtgagtatgcatgactttagtgcagtgcttcttaaatacagtattttaagtGCCCCCAGGGGTgagagtggctagaatttcttgccggaactccccgacgtgaaggtcgccactgagcaagaaatgttatttatttatttatttgtttgtttgtttattttctttttttttttgggggggggggggtcaaacctcctaaaactactgaaatgcaaagaaaactgttttggcacagttatttctataacacaaacaaaaacggattttcattcaaaatggtattttatcaatgatttgcaaaataaaagttaacaaaaacagcaataaccccaacctccatctcctaattttgattttccctcattttctcacatactaaatgccaaatctcaattttaactacttaagaacataggatgtatatttaaattgaagttaatgtaaacatttgcttttgctttctttttttttataatgaagatataagtaacatacattcagaaaaataagtacaaatgacatttacatttacttttttaaatcataaggaaatgagtaagtagcctaacatacatTAACAAATACTAGtacaagtccaaagtgcacattaggcattttgctttgctgcgtgcattcgcatattgacgtgactcatcatcgtcagactctgataactgcagcagctggggaaacctccttgccgtccgtggaataaaataataataaatatcgttggaaacggattacgctacacaagcactttattatgcttgttgttaacacttttgtatgtaaatctgacgttggcAGATTGTTATCTTCTTGGAGATTaaatgcgtgtgtggcagcttagcatttttttttttacatagcgttttgacagttgccgtcatatttttggaatcaaagcaccctgTACCGTAACAGCATTCAGGCCCTgagtcttataccggaactgcgttcctgaccgttctggcccactttcacacctctgcataacgttgtttccttgttaacattaaaggaaaataataataatatgaagtTACAATAAAgagtaactttattaacattgtttttgtttggaacggaaaagacttaaagcacatcattttgcctgaattaaattttttaaaaaaagttacatCCAAACTGGAAACATACATTCAAGGTACCCTACTgatgaataaaatataataaaatcactaaataataatgaattcaaattgattagcaacattaacatagaggacaatatgccaaacaatttgaccacaaaaactaaagttaataaaacaaaaaccatgCCATTGGAgagaggaattttttttttttggagcacttgtacactgctggccaaaagttattggcacccctgcaattctgtcagataatgctgaatttctcccagaaagtgattgcaattacaaatgctttggtagtaatatcttcatttattttgcttgcaatgaaaaaacataaaagagaaaGGGGGGATAATCAttaccattttacacaaaactctaaaatTGGGCCAGAaaaaagtatcggcaccctttgaaaaatcatgtgcacctgttacttacctgtggcgaatcacaggtggtggcaataactaattcacacttgcagccatttaaaatggattcaagttgactcaacccctgtcctgtgtccttgtgtgtaccacattgagcatggagaaaataaagaagaccaaacaactgtctgaggacttcagaagcaaTCACaatgctacaagtccatctccaaagacctgaaagtTCCTGTGccaaccgtgcgcagtgtcatcaataagtgtaaagcccacggcactgtggctaacctccctaggtgTGGACGCACAAGAaatattgacgagagatttcaacgaaagattgtgtggatggtggatatgaacctcgactaacatccaaacaagttcaagctgtcccgcagtcccagggtacaacagtgtcaacccgtactatccatcggcttctgaatgaaataggactctatggtaggatacccaggaagcccCCACTTCCGACCTAGCGACatcaaaaagccaggctggagtttgccaaaacttagctgagaaagccaaaaacgttttggaagaatgttctctggtcagatgagacaaaagtagagctttttgggaaaagacatcaacataaagtttacagaaaaaaaaaaaaacccgaggccttcaaagaaaagaacacggtccccacagtcaaacatggtagaggttccctgatgttttggggttgctttgcttcctctggcactggactacttgatacagtcttgatgaggctGCAGGTGCGACATCGGGAAAGCTCCCACAATCCTTTTACCCGACGAGACGTGCTACACAATGCCCAGtgtggcgagtactcactacttaggcttttattgagtcttttattaccttctcattgcctcaaaatactatttgcatgtatttccctctcatacaGCATTGTTTTCTCGTAGTAGCATTTAAGCTGAGAGTTGATCTgtggaccacattagtcacgtagcgtattgaaACCACccttataactacatttaagtgcatacagttgtggtcaaaagtttacatacacttgtgaagaacataatgtcatggctttcttgagtttccagttatttctacaactctgatttttctctgatagagtgattggaacagatacttctttgtcacaaaaagcattcatgaagtttggttcttttatgactttattatgggttaacagaaaaagtgatcaaatctgctgggtcaaaaatatacatacatggatctgaaaaagcgaatcattgacttgaacaagtcagtaaAGTCActgggagccatttcaaagcagctgcaggtcccaagagcaacagtgcaaacaattgtttgtaagtataaagtgcatggcactgttttgtcactgccacgatcaggaagaaaacgcaagctatcacctgctgctgagagaacattggtcaggagggtgaagattcaaccgagaaacaccaaaaagcagatctgccaagaattagaagctgctggaacacaggtgtcagtgtccacagtcaagcgtgttttgcatctccatggaatgagaggctgccgtgcaagaaggaagcccttgctccaaaagcggcaccttaaggctcgaccgaagtttgctgctgatcacatggacaaagataagaccttctggaggaaagttctgtggtaaaaatcgagctgtttggccacaatgcccagcaatatgtttggaggagaaaaggtgaggcctttaaccccaagtacaccatgcctaccgtcaagcacagtggtggtagtattatgctgtggggctgttttgctgccaatggaactggtgctttacagagagtaaatgggataatg from Corythoichthys intestinalis isolate RoL2023-P3 chromosome 21, ASM3026506v1, whole genome shotgun sequence includes:
- the LOC130909307 gene encoding hemoglobin subunit beta-1-like, which encodes MVVWTDQERAAISGIMGGLIYEDDGPKALCRCLIVYPWTQRYFGAFGNLYNAEAIKNNPQIATHGTKILHGLDRALKNMDNIKETYAELSVLHSEKLHVDPDNFKLLADCLTIVIAAKMGSSFNPEIQAAWQKFLAVVVSALGRQYH